A genome region from Gouania willdenowi chromosome 9, fGouWil2.1, whole genome shotgun sequence includes the following:
- the hscb gene encoding iron-sulfur cluster co-chaperone protein HscB isoform X2, whose protein sequence is MFSVKYLRIVCLSRAAPHSHWPKASRLSVCKPVLSSSHCFTTNTLQNSTVDFTAPGKQSELCFCFNQVFRNCSTCQVKVNCWNCKQVLDKELTFFCRSCKVVQPSDDGTTFFKIMDCDHSFTVDVQKLQRRYLQLQRSLHPDNFSQKSALELEGMGIDEGTESGADSDFLMELMEINEALHEAQTPDEASKIGHDMKARLVELTEQIDTALQKGELQAAKALLAQMKYYTNIEEKVKEKLSEFM, encoded by the exons atgttttcagtgaaatatTTGCGGATAGTTTGCCTGTCTCGGGCTGCTCCACATTCCCACTGGCCAAAGGCGAGCCGGCTTTCTGTTTGTAAGCCCGTTTTAAGTTCATCTCACTGCTTTACCaccaacacattacagaacagCACTGTGGACTTTACAGCTCCGGGGAAGCAAAGTGAACTGTGTTTCTGCTTTAACCAAGTGTTCAGAAACTGCTCCACATGTCAGGTTAAAGTGAACTGTTGGAACTGTAAACAGGTACTTGACAAAGAGCTCACATTCTTCTGCAGGTCTTGTAAAGTAGTCCAACCTTCTGACGATGGAACGACCTTCTTCAAGATCATGGACTG TGACCACTCATTCACTGTGGACGTGCAGAAGCTTCAGAGGAGATATCTGCAGCTCCAGCGTTCTCTTCATCCGGACAACTTCAGCCAGAAATCTGCG ctGGAGCTGGAAGGCATGGGCATAGACGAAGGCACAGAATCTGGAGCCGACTCAGACTTTTTAATGGAGCTGATGGAAATCAATGAGGCTCTTCATGAAGCACAAACTCCAGACGAGGCCAGTAAAATTGGACACGACATGAAAG CGAGGCTCGTGGAGCTGACGGAGCAGATCGACACCGCCCTGCAGAAAG GAGAGCTTCAAGCTGCCAAAGCACTGCTCGCTCAGATGAAATACTACACAAACATTGAGGAGAAAGTGAAGGAAAAGCTGTCGGAATTCATGTAA
- the hscb gene encoding iron-sulfur cluster co-chaperone protein HscB isoform X1, which translates to MFSVKYLRIVCLSRAAPHSHWPKASRLSVCKPVLSSSHCFTTNTLQNSTVDFTAPGKQSELCFCFNQVFRNCSTCQVKVNCWNCKQVLDKELTFFCRSCKVVQPSDDGTTFFKIMDCDHSFTVDVQKLQRRYLQLQRSLHPDNFSQKSAREQEYSESQSALVNKAYTTLLKPLSRGLYMLELEGMGIDEGTESGADSDFLMELMEINEALHEAQTPDEASKIGHDMKARLVELTEQIDTALQKGELQAAKALLAQMKYYTNIEEKVKEKLSEFM; encoded by the exons atgttttcagtgaaatatTTGCGGATAGTTTGCCTGTCTCGGGCTGCTCCACATTCCCACTGGCCAAAGGCGAGCCGGCTTTCTGTTTGTAAGCCCGTTTTAAGTTCATCTCACTGCTTTACCaccaacacattacagaacagCACTGTGGACTTTACAGCTCCGGGGAAGCAAAGTGAACTGTGTTTCTGCTTTAACCAAGTGTTCAGAAACTGCTCCACATGTCAGGTTAAAGTGAACTGTTGGAACTGTAAACAGGTACTTGACAAAGAGCTCACATTCTTCTGCAGGTCTTGTAAAGTAGTCCAACCTTCTGACGATGGAACGACCTTCTTCAAGATCATGGACTG TGACCACTCATTCACTGTGGACGTGCAGAAGCTTCAGAGGAGATATCTGCAGCTCCAGCGTTCTCTTCATCCGGACAACTTCAGCCAGAAATCTGCG AGGGAACAGGAGTACTCAGAAAGCCAGTCGGCTCTTGTGAACAAAGCGTACACAACTCTGCTCAAGCCGCTGAGTCGTGGGCTTTATATG ctGGAGCTGGAAGGCATGGGCATAGACGAAGGCACAGAATCTGGAGCCGACTCAGACTTTTTAATGGAGCTGATGGAAATCAATGAGGCTCTTCATGAAGCACAAACTCCAGACGAGGCCAGTAAAATTGGACACGACATGAAAG CGAGGCTCGTGGAGCTGACGGAGCAGATCGACACCGCCCTGCAGAAAG GAGAGCTTCAAGCTGCCAAAGCACTGCTCGCTCAGATGAAATACTACACAAACATTGAGGAGAAAGTGAAGGAAAAGCTGTCGGAATTCATGTAA
- the lrrc8ab gene encoding volume-regulated anion channel subunit LRRC8A, whose protein sequence is MIPITELRYFVDTQPAYRILKPWWDVFTDYISIVMLMISVFGGTLQVTQDKMICLPCKWVVNETCKKSFSPNLSAALFFEPKGIQYDLDRHQYNYVDAVCYENRLHWFAKYFPYLVLLHTLIFLACSNFWFKFPRTSSKLEHFVSILLKCFDSPWTTRALSETVVEESDPKPMKMNGSMDPKASVISEDVEASVPMLQRTKTRFEQGIVDRTETGVLDKKEGEQAKALFEKVKKFRIHVEEGDIVYRLYIRQTIIKVIKFILIICYTGYYVHDIQFSVDCSVNIESLTGYSVYRCAHPLATLFKILACFYISLVVVYGLICMYTLCWMLRRSLKKYSFESIREESSYSDIPDVKNDFAFMLHMIDQYDPLYSKRFAVFLSEVSENKLRQLNLNNEWTLDKLRQRITKNSQEKLELHLFMLSGIPDTVFDLMELEVLKLELIPDVTIPPIIAQLDNLREMWLYHTPAKIEAPALAFLRENLRSLHIKFTDIKEIPLWIYSLKNLNELHLTGNLSAENNRYIVIDGLRELKRLKVLRLKSNLTKLPQVVTDVGLHLQKLSINNEGTKLMVLNSLKKMVNLTELELIRCDLERIPHSIFSLHNLQEIDLKDNNLKTIEEIISFQHLHRLVCLKLWYNQIAYIPIQIGTLTNMEKLYLNRNKIGKIPSQLFYCRKLRFLDLSHNNLTYIPADIGLLQNLQYLAVTANRIESLPNELFQCKKLRTLNLGNNCLQSVPSRFGELTVLTQLELRGNRLECLPVELGECRQLKRTGLVVEEDLFNTLPTEVKEQMWKADKEQA, encoded by the exons ATGATCCCCATCACAGAGCTGCGGTACTTTGTGGACACACAGCCAGCATACCGCATTCTGAAACCATGGTGGGACGTGTTCACCGACTACATCTCAATAGTCATGCTCATGATTTCAGTGTTTGGTGGCACACTGCAAGTCACCCAAGACAAGATGATCTGCCTGCCCTGCAAGTGGGTGGTGAACGAGACTTGTAAGAAGAGCTTTAGCCCCAATCTTTCTGCGGCCCTGTTCTTTGAGCCAAAAGGAATCCAGTACGACCTGGACCGCCACCAATACAATTACGTCGACGCCGTGTGTTATGAAAATCGCTTGCACTGGTTTGCAAAGTATTTCCCCTACTTAGTATTACTTCACACTCTTATTTTCTTAGCCTGTAGCAACTTTTGGTTCAAGTTTCCTCGCACTAGCTCCAAACTTGAGCACTTTGTGTCCATCTTGCTGAAATGCTTTGATTCTCCGTGGACAACTCGGGCCTTGTCCGAAACGGTGGTGGAGGAGAGCGATCCAAAGCCAATGAAGATGAACGGCTCAATGGACCCCAAGGCATCGGTAATTAGCGAAGATGTTGAAGCAAGCGTCCCGATGCTCCAGCGGACAAAGACTCGCTTTGAGCAAGGGATCGTAGACAGAACGGAAACAGGAGTTTTAGACAAAAAAGAGGGCGAACAGGCAAAAGCTCTGTTTGAAAAAGTGAAGAAATTCCGTATACACGTGGAGGAAGGCGACATTGTATACAGACTGTACATTCGTCAGACTATTATCAAGGTCATCAAGTTTATTTTGATAATCTGCTACACGGGATATTATGTGCATGATATTCAGTTTAGCGTGGACTGCTCCGTTAATATTGAAAGCCTTACAGGTTACAGCGTTTACCGTTGTGCTCACCCGTTAGCCACACTTTTTAAGATCTTAGCTTGTTTCTACATCAGCTTGGTGGTGGTGTATGGTTTAATCTGCATGTATACGCTTTGTTGGATGCTTCGTCGCTCACTAAAGAAGTACTCCTTTGAGTCAATACGGGAAGAGAGCAGTTACAGTGACATACCCGATGTGAAGAACGACTTTGCCTTCATGTTGCACATGATCGATCAGTATGACCCTCTGTACTCAAAGCGCTTTGCCGTGTTCCTCTCTGAAGTCAGCGAGAATAAGCTGAGGCAGCTCAACCTCAACAATGAGTGGACGCTGGACAAGCTCCGGCAAAGGATAACGAAGAACTCTCAGGAAAAGCTGGAGTTGCACCTTTTCATGTTGAGCGGGATCCCAGACACTGTTTTTGATTTGATGGAGTTAGAGGTTCTCAAACTGGAACTAATCCCAGATGTTACAATTCCTCCAATCATCGCACAGCTGGACAACCTTCGGGAGATGTGGCTTTACCATACACCAGCCAAAATTGAAGCCCCAGCGTTAGCTTTTTTGCGGGAGAACTTGAGGTCTCTCCACATTAAGTTCACTGACATTAAGGAAATCCCGTTGTGGATCTACAGTTTAAAGAATCTGAATGAGCTTCACCTGACGGGGAACCTCAGTGCTGAGAACAACCGTTACATAGTCATCGACGGACTACGGGAGCTCAAGCGGCTAAAAGTCCTTCGTCTGAAGAGCAACCTCACCAAGCTACCTCAAGTGGTGACCGATGTGGGCTTGCACCTACAGAAGCTTTCAATTAACAACGAAGGAACTAAACTCATGGTGCTGAACAGCCTGAAGAAGATGGTcaacctgacagaactggagCTAATTCGCTGCGATCTGGAACGCATACCGCACTCCATTTTTAGCCTGCACAACCTGCAGGAAATCGATCTCAAGGACAACAACCTAAAGACCATCGAGGAGATCATCAGCTTCCAGCATCTCCACAGACTGGTCTGCCTTAAGCTGTGGTATAACCAGATTGCCTATATTCCTATTCAGATAGGCACCCTAACCAACATGGAGAAACTGTATCTAAATAGAAACAAGATTGGGAAGATCCCCAGCCAGCTGTTTTACTGTCGCAAGCTGCGATTTTTGGACTTAAGCCATAACAACCTAACGTATATTCCAGCGGACATCGGCCTTCTCCAGAACCTTCAGTACCTGGCAGTGACAGCCAACAGG ATTGAGAGCTTGCCTAACGAACTGTTCCAGTGTAAGAAGCTGCGCACGTTGAACCTGGGAAATAACTGCCTGCAATCTGTGCCGTCACGCTTTGGAGAGCTGACGGTGCTGACTCAGCTGGAGCTGAGAGGAAACCGACTGGAGTGTCTGCCGGTAGAGCTGGGAGAGTGTCGGCAGCTGAAGAGAACTGGCCTGGTGGTGGAGGAAGACCTGTTCAACACGCTGCCCACCGAGGTGAAGGAGCAGATGTGGAAAGCTGACAAAGAACAAGCCTGA